A single Hyperolius riggenbachi isolate aHypRig1 chromosome 12, aHypRig1.pri, whole genome shotgun sequence DNA region contains:
- the LOC137541023 gene encoding E3 ubiquitin/ISG15 ligase TRIM25-like, whose product MASADLREELNCSICLALYTDPVILRCGHNFCRGCIDRVLDSQEVTGGYSCPDCREEFQQRPVLCRNITLRNVAERFLTSHPDQEDTGVFCTYCVDSPVPAIKSCLHCESSLCGKHLTAHSKSPEHVLSDPTATPGSRKCSVHKRVLEFYCSQENVSTCLYCIAVGEHKGHNVESLEEASENKKKKLRNDREKLILEKEEAEKEVQRLEERRREAQEKAAGVTERVTALFRDIQRLLQKQEKSVLSDVSRWEEQVSQSVSGLIKQLEIKKDELCTKIRHMEELCSTTDPLTVLQDPHRGDICDTKGGGGGDMKNQHGGDLDEGRLSDMLHKLSDMIQSLQISIIQPSDVLLDEKTAANDVGISEDLKTASYTGGNLNRPATPERFVNYQVLSSWRISSGQHCWEVDTSGSTSWRVGMCYPSMSRSTCIGQNTTSWCLRRSSDEYSKMYNNHRVPFSHMFSSHKFRIYLDYESGQLSFYELCDPIRHLHTYTATFTEPLHAAISVFQGSVKITT is encoded by the coding sequence ATggcatctgcagatctcagagagGAGCTgaactgctccatctgtctggcccTCTACACAGATCCTGTCATCCTCAGATGTGGCCACAACTTCTGCCGAGGCTGTATTGATCGTGTGCTGGATTCACAGGAGGTGACTGGAGGATATTCCTGCCCGGACTGCAGAGAGGAGTTCCAGCAGAGGCCTGTACTGTGCAGGAATATAACTTTACGTAACGTAGCTGAGAGATTCCTCACTTCCCATCCAGATCAGGAGGACACCGGAGTCTTCTGTACTTACTGTGTTGACTCTCCTGTACCGGCTATAAAATCCTGCCTGCACTGTGAGAGTTCTCTGTGTGGTAAACATCTGACTGCTCACAGCAAGTCACCAGAGCATGTCTTATCTGACCCCACAGCAACCCCAGGAAGCAGAAAGTGCTCCGTCCATAAGAGGGTCCTGGAGTTTTACTGCAGCCAGGAAAATGTGAGTACCTGTCTGTACTGTATTGCTGTTGGAGAACACAAAGGACACAATGTGGAGTCACTGGAGGAGGCCTctgagaacaagaagaagaagctgaGAAATGATCGGGAGAAACTCATCCTAGAGAAAGAGGAAGCTGAGAAAGAAGTCCAGAGACTGGAGGAACGCAGGAGAGAAGCACAAGAGAAAGCAGCCGGAGTAACAGAGAGAGTCACTGCCCTGTTCAGAGACATCCAGAGACTGCTACAGAAACAAGAGAAGAGTGTGCTGAGTGACGTCTCCAGGTGGGAAGAGCAGGTTTCACAGTCAGTCTCTGGATTGATTAAGCAGCTGGAAATCAAGAAAGATGAGTTGTGCACAAAGATACGTCACATGGAGGAGCTGTGCAGCACGACTgacccactgactgtcttacaggatcCGCACAGAGGGGACATCTGTGAcaccaaggggggagggggtggggacatGAAGAATCAGCATGGAGGTGATCTAGATGAAGGTCGGCTCTCAGACATGTTACACAAATTATCTGACATGATACAAAGCTTGCAGATCAGCATCATACAACCATCAGATGTTTTACTTGATGAGAAAACAGCTGCTAATGATGTAGGTATATCAGAAGATCTGAAAACAGCATCCTACACTGGAGGAAACTTAAATCGCCCAGCAACTCCAGAGAGGTTTGTCAATTATCAGGTATTAAGCAGCTGGAGAATTTCTTCAGGGCAGCATTGTTGGGAGGTGGACACAAGTGGATCCACTAGTTGGAGGGTGGgaatgtgttaccccagtatgaGCAGGAGCACTTGTATTGGGCAGAATACCACATCCTGGTGTTTGCGGAGGTCCAGTGATGAATATAGCAAGATGTATAATAACCACCGTGTCCCATTTTCCCACATGTTTTCCAGTCACAAATTCAGGATATATCTGGACTATGAATCTGGCCAGTTGTCCTTTTATGAGCTGTGCGaccccatcagacacctccacacatACACGGCCACCTTCACTGAGCCTCTCCATGCTGCAATCTCTGTTTTCCAAGGATCAGTGAAGATTACAACCTAG